AAATTGTAATAAAGAATGTTTTAAAGATTTAGAAGAAAATATAAGAAAATATGCATCTTCTTTAGCTGCTGTTATTATTGAGCCCATTATTCAGGCAGCAGCAGGTATGATTGTTTTTCCTAAAGGATATTTAAGGTTTTTAAGAGAACTATGTAATCATTATGAAATACTGCTTATCTGCGATGAAGTAGCAACTGGTTTTGGCAGAACAGGTAAGATGTTTGCCTGTGAACATGAGGATGTTTGCCCTGATTTTATGGTCTTAAGCAAAGGGATTACAGGTGGATATCTACCTTTAGCAGCGACATTAACAACAGAAGAGGTCTATCAGGCATTTTATGATGATTATGAAAAGTTAAAGACATTCTTTCATGGTCATTCTTATACAGGCAATCCTTTAGGATGTGCAGCTGCTATAGCAAATATAGAACTATTTGAAAAAAATAAAGTAATAGAAAGACTTTCTCCTAAAATTGATTTGCTCAAAAAGGAGCTTGAAAGATTTTTTGAGCTTAAGCATGTAGGGGACATAAGGCAGGCAGGTTTCATGGTTGGGATAGAGCTTGTAAAGGAAAAAAGAAAAAAAACTCCTTTTCCTTTAAAGGAGCGTATAGGGCATAAAGTCATTAGAGCAGCAAGAAAAAGGGGATTAATTATAAGACCACTTGGTGATGTGATTGTTATCCTTCCACCATTAAGTATTAGTGAAGAAGAATTAAAGTTTCTTTGTCATGTAGTTTATGAAAGTATAAAGGAAGTAACAGATGGAATGTAAGATATTTTTAAAAAATGTTTTAGATACACCCACCTATTTTTTATCTCCTCCTTCTGCCAAAGATAATGCCATTGTTTTACATGGTTATGGAAGTAATAAAGAGGAGATAATTGGTTGTGCCTTAACAATAGCAAGGGCAAATTTTAATGTATATGTGCCTGACTTACCAGGTCATGGAGAAAATAAAGAAACATTTAATTTAAAGACATTAAAAAAATTTGTTGAAGGACTTAAAAGATTTGAATTTAAATTAGCTCTTGGTCATAGCCTTGGGGCAAGGATTGTCTTTCAGCTTCCTTGTGAAAGGATTATCTTAATTTCCCCTCCTTTAGAAGCTATATTTGATGGGACAAAAAAAGAACTTTTAACTATTTTAAGAGCAAGAAGGGTAAAAGAAGAAAAATATTATGAAGGTTTAAGAGATGCCTTGAAATCATTGCCAATAACTTTTAAAGCATTTAAGGAAATTTTGTTTATTTATGCAAAAAATGATCTTTTAACTGTCAAAGAGGCAGCAAAAAGGGCAAGGGTATTAAATATAAAAATAGAAATTATCCCTGATGCAAATCACAATGATGTTATTTCATCTCAAATTACTTTTAAAAGGATAAAAGAATGGTTATCCCATTCTCTTTATTAGCTGATTTATATGAAAATAAAATAAATTTTTGGTTTTATTATTATATTGCAGATGCCTTATGTAAATTAATAAAAGATTTTTCTTTCAAAAATATTTTAGAGCTTGGAGCAGGTACAGGTATCTCTACGCAGGTTTTAAAAAGATACTTTCCTAAGGCAAAGATTTTTGCTACTGATCCATGTATAGAGATGTTGAGATTAGCAAAAAATAAGAATTTAAATAATGTAGATTATCTTGTTTTAAAAGCAGAGGATGTTATTTCTCTTAAAGAAAAATATGACCTTATCTTTGGTAACTTTTGTTATCATTGGTTTGAAAATGGTACAGCAATTAGATTAAAAAAATGTCTTAAAAAAGATGGTGTTTTAGCCTTTTCTATACCAATCAATTGTGCAGATGGTCTTTTAGGAAATAAGTTACTTTTAAATGTTTATCGCAATTTAAAAAAACATTATCATTTTTCTCATAGACCTTCATTGAGGTTTAAAGAGATATTAAAAGAGTTTAAGGACTTTAAATTATCTTACCATTTTCTCTCTTTTTCTGAATCTTATTCTGCTAATGAATGGTTTAAAATCTTATATAGTCGTGGTTCATGGCATTATCTTTTTAAAGGATATATAAAAGAGGCAAAAGATTTTTGGTTAAAATATGAAAATAAAAAAGAAATACCTTTAAGATGGCATATTTTACTTTTAATTGGGATTAATAATGGAAAATCTTAAACTTATTGAAGAAATAGCAAAAAGGATATTAAAAGGTAAAGATATCTCCTTTGATGATGCTTATTATTTAATGAAAATAAAAGGGGCAGATATTTATCATCTTCTTGCTTGGGCAAATCAGATAAGGGAGAAATTTAAAGGTAAAATAATAAATTTTTGTGGTATTATCAATGCAAAGTCAGGAAAATGCAGTGAAGATTGTGCCTTTTGTGCCCAATCAATTTATCATAAAACAAAAATAAGAGTTTATCCTTTAATGAGTGTTAAGGAGATTGTTTCTGAGGCAAAAGAGAGGATAAAACAAGGGGCAAAAAGAATAAGTATTGTAACAAGTGGACGAAAAGTAAATAATGAAGAATTAAAGATAATCTGTGAGGCAATAAGATATATAAAAGATATGGGGGTATTTAGCTGTGTATCTTTAGGGTTACTTGATAAAGAAGCACTTTTAAAATTAAAAGAAGCAGGTTTAAATCGTTATCATCACAATCTTCAAACATCAGAGGATTTTTATCCAAAGATATGTACAACTCATAGTTATGAAGAAAAAATAAATACTATAAAAGATGCAAAAGAAATAGGGCTTTCTGTTTGTTGTGGTGGCATTATGGGGATGGGAGAAAAAGAAGAGGATCAAATAAAATTAGCATTTTTATTAAAAAAATTAAATGTAGATGCAATACCAATAAACTTTCTTCATCCAATTGCTGGAACAAGATTGGAACATTTAAAACTTTTAACTCCACTTAATTGCTTAAAGATTATTGCCATTTATCGTTTTATTTTGCCAGATAAAGAGATTATTATCTGTGGTGGAAGGGAATTAAATTTAAGGCAATTACAAAACTTTATGTTTGTTGCTGGAGCAACTGGCACTATTGTTGGAAACTATCTCACTACAAAAGGACGCACCCCAGAGGCAGATATAGAATTGGCAGAGGATATGGAGTTAAAAATTAAATAACTCTGTTTCCCAAAATCCTGGGAAGGATTTTTTTACACAATCTGGATTTATGATTTCAATCTCTGGTACTTTAAGTCCAGCAATAGCAAAACTCATAGCAATACGATGGTCATTATACGTTTCAATAATGGTTCCATGTGGTTTTCCACCCTCAATAATAAGACCATCCTTTTTTTCTTCTACATTTATACCTATCTTTTTTAACTCATTAGCTAAAGCATGGAGACGGTCACATTCTTTATAACGTAAATGGGCAACATTTTTTATTTCTGTAACACCTTTTGCAAATGCAGCTACTATAGCTAAAGTAGGTACTACATCAGGCATATTGTTCATATCAACACTGATCCCTTTTAAATCTTTACCTATTACTTTTATTCCATTTTCTTTTATTTCAACCTTACAGCCCATTTTTTCTAAGATCCAAACAAATCCTATATCTGCTTGAGCAGAATCAGCATTAATTGGGCTTACTGTAATTTCACCTTTTAAAATAGCAGCTGCTGCCCAAAAATAAGATGCAGTTGAACAATCACCCTCAATGATATAATCTCTTGCCTTATAATTACCCTTTGGCACAAAAAAATATTGATAATCTTTATTTTCTACTTGGATACCAAAATCCTTCATTACTTTAAGAGTTAAATCTACATATGGTTTTGAAGAAAGTTTTCCTTTTACTTCAATAATACAATCATTTTCTGCATAGGGGGCAGCTAATAAAAGACCTGAAACAAATTGGCTACTAATAGATGCATCTATCTGTGTTTTTCCACCTTTAATACCATCTGCCTTAATAATCACTGGAGGACAACCATTGTCTTTTTCTGTATAAGCATCTACTTTCCATATCTTTAATGCATCAATTAAAGGTTGAATTGGTCTTTGTTGCATGCGTTCATTGCCTGTCAAGATAAATTGCCCTTTTCCTAAAGCACAAATGGCTGTTAAAAGACGCATTGATGTACCTGAGTTTCCTAAATAAATTGGATTTTTAGGAGAAGATATCTTTCCATTCTTACCATATATTTTAGCTGTATTATTTAAGGTTTCTATTTTAATACCCATTTGCTTTAAAGCAGATATGGTCAATAAGGTATCTTCAGCTAAAAGCAAATTTTTAAGTAAAGATTCACCTTCTGCCAAAGCAGCAACAATCAATGCCCTATGTGTTAAACTCTTTGAACCAGGAACATTGATATCTAATTTTATCCCTTCATTTAAGGGAAGGATTTTTCTTTTCATTTTTCAATACTTCTTTTGCTACTTTAAACATCTCTTCTACTGGTGCCTCCTTTCCTGTCCACAATCTAAATTGTTCTGCCCCTTGATAAACCAGCATCTTTAACCCTATTACTGTTTGACAACCCATTTCCTCTGCTTCTCTTAAAAGTCTTGTTTTTAAAGGATGATAAACAATATCCATAACTAAAGAAAAATTTTTAAGGATATCCTTTTTTAAAGGAGTATCTTCTATCTTTGGCCACATACCTACTGGTGTAGTATTGATTAATCCATAAGCCTTTATTTCTGAAGCCTTTTCTAAAGGTAATGCCTTTACCTTAAATTCATTTGCTAAGGCTAGCCCTTTTTCATAAGTCCTATTTAAAATAATTATTTCAGCTCCTTCCTTTTTAAGTCCATAAACTACTGCCCTAGCTGCTCCACCAGCACCAAGGACAATAAATCTTTTCTTTGAAATTTCTCCTTTTTCTTTTAAGGAAAGGATAACACCTAACCAGTCAGTATTAAAACCAAAAAGCTTTCCATCTTTATTTACCACTGTATTTACTGCCCCAATCTCTTTTGCTGTTTCATCTATTTTATCTAAAAAAGACATAATTTCTACTTTATGTGGTATAGTCACACTTAGCCCTTTAATGCCAAGTGCCCTTACTCCCTTTATAGCTGATGCTAAATCATTTACTTCAAATGCTACATAAATAGCATTAAGATTATAATAATTAAATGCTATGTTTTGGATGATAGGACTTAAACTATGCCTTACTGGATAACCAATTACAGCATAAACATCTGTTTCTGCATTAATCATTTTTCCATAATAGTCTCTTCTACTTTAATGCCAAAATGGCGACCTGCCTTTTCTATCGCTACAACTACTTCATCACCTGGTTTTAACTGCACTACAGAAATAGGTTTACCTTTAGGGGTGGTAAGACGGATTGTCTCAGCATTTTGCAATATAGTAGAAATTGTTTCCCCTTCTACCTCTGCCTCAACTAATAAAAGTGGACGCCTTTCTACCTTTACCCTACCTACTACACCAGGTCTAGTTTCACCTTGATGATTCACAATTAATACTTCATCTCCTGCCTTTAATTCAGAAAGATACTTTGTCTTCCCACCTATTACTCTGATATAGGCATGTACTGGACCTGCATTTACCCTAAATGGTCTTGGAGTAACATAAGGATTCTCTACATTTTCTGCATGGACAAGGAATAATCCACCACTGCTATTTCCCACAAGCATACCTTCTCCAATAGCCATTAAATCACATGTATCTACACAAACACGATAACCCATCCCCAGTTGTTTAATATTTTTTACTTTAGCCACTTTAACTTCTATCTTCTCTGACCACCTTTTTACTAAATCCAAAATCTTTTTTACCTCACTAATATCCTTTGTATTTACTACTACTCCATCTACACCTCTTTCTAATATTCCAAGTAAAGTTCTAGCTTCTTCTGCAGTGCTTGCCTCAGCAAAGAGATTTGTTGTTTGGGCAACAAGGTTTTCTAATGGAATAATCTTCCAATCTTTAGCTGTGACAACAACAATCTTTTCCTTTGTTAATTTTAAAATCTTTTCTTCATCTTCTTTACTTTTTATCTCATAAAAAACCACATCTTTATCAATCTTTATATCTCCATCTGCTGCTACTGTTTTCATCCTTCCCAAAGCCTTTACTGCTTCAGTCTTTCCTTCTTCTACTACAATGGCATCTGCCCCACCCTCAATAGCGGTAGTAACTAATTTTTTCTGCCAAGGTATAACTTTTACCCATACTTTTTTCATCTTAATCCTCCAATTCTTTCATAGCTTCCTCAACACTTATATTTTCATGGACTATCCTAGCGATAGCCCTTACTATCTTTCTTGGATCTTTATGTTGGAAGGCATTCCTTCCAATAGAAACACCTGCACCACCTGCTTCTATTGCCCCCTTTACCATTTCTAAAACTGCTTTATCTGAATCCATTTTTGGCCCGCCAGCAATCACTACTGGCACTGGACAGCCTTCAACTACCTTTCTAAATGTCTCTGATGAACCTGTATAAGATACTTTTACTACATCTGCCCCCAATTCTGCCCCTAATCTTGCACAATGGGCAATAATATCTGGATCATAACTATCTTTAATCTTTGGCCCTCTTGGATAAACCATGGCTAATAAAGGCATACCCCATTCTAAAGCCTTCTGTGCAACTTCACCAAAATCCCTTAACATTTCCCTTTCATTCTCATCACCAAGATTAACATGGATAGATACACCATCTGCTCCTAATTTTATCGCCTCTTCTACTGTACAAACAAGTGTCTTTGTATTTGGATGTGGAGATAAAGAAGTGCTACCAGAAAGATGAATAATTAAACCTACATCAGGGCCTCCACCTCTATGACCTGCTGTTACAATTCCTTTATGAATAACAATGGCATTTGCTCCCCCAAGCG
The Candidatus Desulfofervidus auxilii genome window above contains:
- the bioA gene encoding adenosylmethionine--8-amino-7-oxononanoate transaminase, with product MKEIEHLRYIDTHIIWHPFTQMKEYENENAPIIVAGEGNYLIDIEGRRYLDGVSSLWVNIHGHRVKEIDEAIKRQLDKIAHSTLLGIGNVPSIQLAEKLIKITPKCLTKIFFSDNGSTGVEIALKMAFQYFQNIGKKEKKRFLSFYNAYHGDTLGAVGVGGISLFHQIYGDIVISSIKVPSPYCYRCPYKKEPLNCNKECFKDLEENIRKYASSLAAVIIEPIIQAAAGMIVFPKGYLRFLRELCNHYEILLICDEVATGFGRTGKMFACEHEDVCPDFMVLSKGITGGYLPLAATLTTEEVYQAFYDDYEKLKTFFHGHSYTGNPLGCAAAIANIELFEKNKVIERLSPKIDLLKKELERFFELKHVGDIRQAGFMVGIELVKEKRKKTPFPLKERIGHKVIRAARKRGLIIRPLGDVIVILPPLSISEEELKFLCHVVYESIKEVTDGM
- a CDS encoding alpha/beta hydrolase, whose translation is MECKIFLKNVLDTPTYFLSPPSAKDNAIVLHGYGSNKEEIIGCALTIARANFNVYVPDLPGHGENKETFNLKTLKKFVEGLKRFEFKLALGHSLGARIVFQLPCERIILISPPLEAIFDGTKKELLTILRARRVKEEKYYEGLRDALKSLPITFKAFKEILFIYAKNDLLTVKEAAKRARVLNIKIEIIPDANHNDVISSQITFKRIKEWLSHSLY
- a CDS encoding methyltransferase domain-containing protein, which translates into the protein MVIPFSLLADLYENKINFWFYYYIADALCKLIKDFSFKNILELGAGTGISTQVLKRYFPKAKIFATDPCIEMLRLAKNKNLNNVDYLVLKAEDVISLKEKYDLIFGNFCYHWFENGTAIRLKKCLKKDGVLAFSIPINCADGLLGNKLLLNVYRNLKKHYHFSHRPSLRFKEILKEFKDFKLSYHFLSFSESYSANEWFKILYSRGSWHYLFKGYIKEAKDFWLKYENKKEIPLRWHILLLIGINNGKS
- the bioB gene encoding biotin synthase BioB; protein product: MENLKLIEEIAKRILKGKDISFDDAYYLMKIKGADIYHLLAWANQIREKFKGKIINFCGIINAKSGKCSEDCAFCAQSIYHKTKIRVYPLMSVKEIVSEAKERIKQGAKRISIVTSGRKVNNEELKIICEAIRYIKDMGVFSCVSLGLLDKEALLKLKEAGLNRYHHNLQTSEDFYPKICTTHSYEEKINTIKDAKEIGLSVCCGGIMGMGEKEEDQIKLAFLLKKLNVDAIPINFLHPIAGTRLEHLKLLTPLNCLKIIAIYRFILPDKEIIICGGRELNLRQLQNFMFVAGATGTIVGNYLTTKGRTPEADIELAEDMELKIK
- the aroA gene encoding 3-phosphoshikimate 1-carboxyvinyltransferase — encoded protein: MKRKILPLNEGIKLDINVPGSKSLTHRALIVAALAEGESLLKNLLLAEDTLLTISALKQMGIKIETLNNTAKIYGKNGKISSPKNPIYLGNSGTSMRLLTAICALGKGQFILTGNERMQQRPIQPLIDALKIWKVDAYTEKDNGCPPVIIKADGIKGGKTQIDASISSQFVSGLLLAAPYAENDCIIEVKGKLSSKPYVDLTLKVMKDFGIQVENKDYQYFFVPKGNYKARDYIIEGDCSTASYFWAAAAILKGEITVSPINADSAQADIGFVWILEKMGCKVEIKENGIKVIGKDLKGISVDMNNMPDVVPTLAIVAAFAKGVTEIKNVAHLRYKECDRLHALANELKKIGINVEEKKDGLIIEGGKPHGTIIETYNDHRIAMSFAIAGLKVPEIEIINPDCVKKSFPGFWETELFNF
- a CDS encoding shikimate dehydrogenase, with protein sequence MINAETDVYAVIGYPVRHSLSPIIQNIAFNYYNLNAIYVAFEVNDLASAIKGVRALGIKGLSVTIPHKVEIMSFLDKIDETAKEIGAVNTVVNKDGKLFGFNTDWLGVILSLKEKGEISKKRFIVLGAGGAARAVVYGLKKEGAEIIILNRTYEKGLALANEFKVKALPLEKASEIKAYGLINTTPVGMWPKIEDTPLKKDILKNFSLVMDIVYHPLKTRLLREAEEMGCQTVIGLKMLVYQGAEQFRLWTGKEAPVEEMFKVAKEVLKNEKKNPSLK
- a CDS encoding 3-dehydroquinate synthase II, which codes for MKKVWVKVIPWQKKLVTTAIEGGADAIVVEEGKTEAVKALGRMKTVAADGDIKIDKDVVFYEIKSKEDEEKILKLTKEKIVVVTAKDWKIIPLENLVAQTTNLFAEASTAEEARTLLGILERGVDGVVVNTKDISEVKKILDLVKRWSEKIEVKVAKVKNIKQLGMGYRVCVDTCDLMAIGEGMLVGNSSGGLFLVHAENVENPYVTPRPFRVNAGPVHAYIRVIGGKTKYLSELKAGDEVLIVNHQGETRPGVVGRVKVERRPLLLVEAEVEGETISTILQNAETIRLTTPKGKPISVVQLKPGDEVVVAIEKAGRHFGIKVEETIMEK
- a CDS encoding 2-amino-3,7-dideoxy-D-threo-hept-6-ulosonate synthase, which produces MGIALAGKQIGKRIRLERIFNRETGKTVIIPMDHGVTVGPILGLTDMKTIINEVALGGANAIVIHKGIVTAGHRGGGPDVGLIIHLSGSTSLSPHPNTKTLVCTVEEAIKLGADGVSIHVNLGDENEREMLRDFGEVAQKALEWGMPLLAMVYPRGPKIKDSYDPDIIAHCARLGAELGADVVKVSYTGSSETFRKVVEGCPVPVVIAGGPKMDSDKAVLEMVKGAIEAGGAGVSIGRNAFQHKDPRKIVRAIARIVHENISVEEAMKELED